The Horticoccus luteus DNA window GGCTGAACTTCGCAAAGCGGCCGGAGACGTTGCACGCGGCGGGCGAGCGGTTGCTGCGGCTGACAGAGGCGGCGCCGAGACCGGAGCGTTGAGGAGTAATTGGGCGCCGGTGGAAAGCGGCGCTTGCGCGGGGTGGACTGGTGTGGTGAACTGACCGTCCTTAGTTTCGGGGCCTGGTCGTCGCTCCTTGTTCTTTGATCCCGAGGCGCGAGTAACACCGCGCTCGTTGAGGAATGAGGAGAGGAAAGTCCGGACACCGCAGGGCAGGATGCCGCACGAGCTTCATCGCAAGTGCGGGCGGCAGGCGTGAAGGCCTGTCGACGGAGAGTGTCACAGAAAACAGACAGCCAGACGTGACGCGGCGAAAGCCGGGTGACGTGGGGTGATGGTGAAAAGGTGGGGTAAGAGCCCACCGCGCCGGCAGCAATGGCGGCGGCACGAAAAACCCCTTCCGGTGCAAGGCAAAATAGGTGACTGGGCGGCCCGCCCAACAGTCACGGGTATGCTGCAGCGAGACGCGCGAGGCTGCCGGCGGCGCAAGCCGCTCGCGCCGGCGCCGATCGCCGCGTGGGCCGTGAGGTCAACGCGAGAGAAATGACGGCTGAAGCGCCGCAAGGCGTGGAACAGAATCCGGCTTACCGGCCCCGAAACTAAGGACTTTTTCGAGGAGGCGGGCGTTCAGTAACGCGCGGGCCAGAGGGCGTGGCGGGCGGCGTTGTAATCGGCCGCGCTAAGGTCGGTGAAGTCGACGCGGCGATACGACATGACTTTGGGCGTGAGCGGCGGGAAATGTCCGTTTTCGAAGATTTTGTCGAAGCCCCAGATACGTCGCGGTGCGCTGTAGTAGCGTTGCGCCCAGGGTTGCGTGGAGACGTTGCTTTTGTAGAGCGAGACGAGGGAGCCGCGGATGGCGACCGCGTTGGAGCCCCAGTTTTCGATGAAGCGGGGGAGGTTGTGCACGCCACCGCTGAAGGAGGTGGGCGAGGTGGGCGCGATCCCGGTGATGAAAGCGGCGGCGACTTCGGTGGAGCCGGATGCGCTGGGGCTGACGGTGCTGTAGCTTTTCCCGGCGCTGGTGGAGCCGTTGCTGGTGGGCACGAGGTTGGTGGTCGAGTTGGTGCCGAAGTAATTGGGCGAGAGAATCGTGATGGCGTCGGCGGCGATGGCCACGGGGATTTCGGCGCTATCGCCGGAGCCGGCGGCGCCGGTTTTACCGTCGTCGGGCATGGTGGCGCTGGTGGCGGAGGTGGCGTTGTTGCCGTCGGCGTTGAAGTGCCCGAGGATGTAGGCTGGGGCGTTGGTGGCGAGCGTCACGCCGGTGACGCTGTTGACGGTGGGCAGGAGGCTGCTGCCGGAGGCGACGGTGGCATTGGCGAGGACGACGCTGGTTTGCCCCGGGAAATCGCTGCCGGCCGTGGACTTCACGTCGACGTAAACGCCGCCATTCCATCCGCTGGCGCCGGTGCCCCAGATGGCGCCGCTCGCGGTCTTGATGGCGGCGCCATCGGTGTTGGTGTTGGTGAGGGTGTTTTTGAGGGCGGAGCGGAGCGCACCGAGGTTGACCTGCACGACGTTGATGCCGGTGAGCTGGCGCTGGTCGTAGAAGCCGGATTGCACGGTCATGGAAGAGGCGGAGACGTTGGGGTCGGAGGGATCGGTCGTGGCTGTGACGCCGTCGTCGCCAAACGTAGCGATAACCGAATCGGCGGCGGAGGATGAGTTGTAATAGGTCGAAGGGTTGACGGTTGTCGTGCTGCTGGAGCCACCCGAAAATGAAGAGGAGTTGACGCTTTGGCCGGAGCCGCCGGTGCCGTTGAGGGAGACGGTGACGTTGTTGGAGATCGTGCCGCCGGTCTTGGTGGTTTTCTGAATCTGGTATTTGTTCTTGTAAGTGCCGGAGGTGATTTTCACGGAGGAGTAACTCACCTGGTTGCCTTTTTGGGTGCTGGTGCCGGTGCCGGTGGCGAGGTAAGGGACGAAGGTGACAAGGTTGGAGGGCACGGCGCCGAGGCGGATGCCGCCGTTGGGGCCGATATCGGTGGCGGCGGTGCCCGAGGGAGCGGAGTTGCGCGGGCCGAAGAGCGTGACAGTGGCGGAATCCGCGGAGCCGCCGGTGCCGGGGGTGACCTTCACCTCGACGTAAAGACCTGTTTGGTTGGCGAACTTCTGGTTCTCGACCTCGGCGCGGGCGTCGTAATAGGCGGAACCGGTGGTGAGTCCGGAGTCGGGGCGGTCGATGATGGCGTGAGGGTCGGGCAGGGTGCCGGAATCATCGACGGGTTGGCCGAAGGAAATGGGGTGGTAGTTGGACACGCCCATGGCTGACGTCTGGAGATTCCCGCCCCAGGTCTGGGAGGCGTATTGGCGGAAGTTGGACGAGAGTTTGCCTTCGAGTTGCGTGATGGCGGGTGTGGTGGTGTTGGTGAATCGGCCTTGCGAGGAGAGCAGGCTGCTGAGGCCGCCCATCGTGCTGTCTTTCCACACGCCACTGCTGTCTTTGAGGTTCACTTGGGAGCCGGTGCTGTTGACGAAGGTGATGGGATCGTTGCCGAGGGGTTCGCCATCCAAGGTGCCAGAGCTGGAGGAGTAGCCGCGGCCTTGTGCGGCGGGTTTTTCGCTGGCCCAGGAGTGGTAGATGTGGCCGGTGACGGAGACGGGGCCGTGGAAATTGACGGCGTTGGCGGAGCCGGTTTCCACGGTGCCTTGCGCGAGGGGGAACATGTTGCCGTTGACGTGCACGGGGCCGTAAATGTCGAGGGTGGGGCCCGGCGCGGCCTCGAGGTCATTGTTATCGTAGAAGATGGCGTGTGCGAACAATGGGGCGCCGCGAATGGAGATTTTCTCGGAGACGTAGGCGGTGATGGGCGCACCGATGGGTGGAACGACGGAGGCGCGGGCGAGCACCTGCACATCGCGGCGGTAAACGTATTGGCCTTTCAGGGTGTCGAACTGGTTGTCCGGATTATTGGGATCAACGAAGAAGAGGGCGCCGCTGCTGGGAATGGTGACGAGGACGCCGCCGACGAGCTCCAAGCCATTGGGATTGGTGGCTGAATAAGTGCCGGTGCGGACGGAGCCGCTGCGGAAGAACGAATCGGGCGGCAGCACGAGGGCGTTGGCGCCGCCGGGATCGAACGTGGGCGGCGTGGCGAAGCTGTTGAACTGATTAACGATTTGGGAGAAGCCGAACTCGGCGACCGCTTCGGCGGCGTTGCGCGCTTCGAGCCAGTAGGAATTGCGGCGGTTGAGGCGACTCTCGGTAAGCGACCAGGAGAGAATGGAGGCACTCAATCCGAAGAGGATGATCACGAAGATCATCACGGTGACGAACGCGGAGCCGCGGCGGGGATGGCGCGGGAAAGGGGAGGAGCGACAGGGAGACATGGGTGGGAGGGTCAACCGCGGGGGGAGACCGTGAAGTTGTAGGTGTTGACCGCGCGGCGCAGGACGTTGCCCTGCTCGATGACCTGGCCGCGCACCATGATGCTGCGGTCGTAGAAATCGTAAAACAGCGAGCCGTTGCTGAGGCCTTGAGCGAGTTGGAGCACGACGGGATTGGTGTGCGCGGTCGCGACAGGCACGTTGGTGTTGAGGATTTGATAGAGCGGCGTGACGGCGGCATCGACGGCCGGGCTGAGAGTGCGATCAAATTTACGCACGGGACCGGTGCTGGTGGCGACGGAGGGGTTTTCCGGATCGCGGTAGTAGCCGATGATACGGCTGATGAGAGTCTTGCCGCTGGTGATGTCGGTATCCGCAAATACCAGGAGGAGAAAATCCCCCGACTGGCCATCGCTGACGGCGGCATCGGTGGTGACGCCGCCGGAGGTCACCGAGCGTTGGGAGAAGCTGGGAAAGATGCGGAAGTAACTCGAGTAAACGGCGTTGGTGGTCATCTGCTGCGTGAACGAACGGATGTCGCGGTTCACTTTGATGCGGCCGGCGTCGTAGTGAAAAATGTTGAGCGCGTGCATCGTGAAACGGAGGGCTCCGGCGGAGACCAAGCCGAGAATGGTCATCGTGATCAGGATCTCGACGAGGGTGAAGCCGCCGGAAGGGCGAGCGGACGGCGAAGCGGTGCGCATGATTAGAAAGTGGGGACGACGGAGCGGATCGTGCGGACGGAGCCGATGGCGTATTGGGTGCGAGCGCCATCGCGATACTGCCATGTGTAGATGATCGTGATGCCGAAGACGCGCTGGGCTTGGGCGGAAGAGGTGTTGCTCAAGTCGGAGACCCAGACCCAGAGGTTCAATTTCAGGTCAGTGAGCCCTACGCGGGTCGCAGGGTAAGTGCGCGCTTTGGTCCAGATGCTGTTCCACGCGACCTGCTGAGTTGTGGCGTCTTTGCTTGTGTCGGTCGAAGTGGACGACGTGGCGGTGTAGTCCTTGGAGGTGTCGAAGCCGCGGAGGTTGTCGACGATGCCTTCGGGGGTGACGCCGGGGACGATCGTATTGAGCGCCGGGGGCGTGCCCGTGGAGGTCATCAAGCCATCGGCGGTGGTGTCATCGAGCAACGTGGGGATATTGTGCGAGGCGGGGTTGAGGACGGGGTTGCCCTTGGTGTCCTGGCCGCCGGTCACTTGAACCAGCTCCATGTTCTTCATTTGCTCGATGTAACCTTGGACGATGGTGAGCGCGGAGTTTTGCGTGACACTGCGCTCGGTCAGGCGGCGGCTTTGGAGCAGCGTGGCGAGAATGCCGCCGAGCGCGAGGGTGAGGACGGCGAGGGCGACCATGACCTCCGCCAAGGTCATGCCGCG harbors:
- a CDS encoding prepilin-type N-terminal cleavage/methylation domain-containing protein, yielding MRTASPSARPSGGFTLVEILITMTILGLVSAGALRFTMHALNIFHYDAGRIKVNRDIRSFTQQMTTNAVYSSYFRIFPSFSQRSVTSGGVTTDAAVSDGQSGDFLLLVFADTDITSGKTLISRIIGYYRDPENPSVATSTGPVRKFDRTLSPAVDAAVTPLYQILNTNVPVATAHTNPVVLQLAQGLSNGSLFYDFYDRSIMVRGQVIEQGNVLRRAVNTYNFTVSPRG
- a CDS encoding prepilin-type N-terminal cleavage/methylation domain-containing protein; protein product: MTCPAPRFLPRRRSASASRGMTLAEVMVALAVLTLALGGILATLLQSRRLTERSVTQNSALTIVQGYIEQMKNMELVQVTGGQDTKGNPVLNPASHNIPTLLDDTTADGLMTSTGTPPALNTIVPGVTPEGIVDNLRGFDTSKDYTATSSTSTDTSKDATTQQVAWNSIWTKARTYPATRVGLTDLKLNLWVWVSDLSNTSSAQAQRVFGITIIYTWQYRDGARTQYAIGSVRTIRSVVPTF